A single genomic interval of Thermodesulforhabdaceae bacterium harbors:
- a CDS encoding ATP-binding protein: MKLDRASYGRLPAHARCTRCREKAVVHLPGHHANFCQDCFIVFFRNAVKRAMKIFPLTPRKIILVAVSGGKDSLALWSILTELGYSTHGIHIDLGIPGFSEASRTASEQFAQSRGLPLSVFELKKLMGYSLPEIKKRTRRIICSVCGILKRQFLNRLALMEGFSVIATGHNLDDEASRLLGNILRHKEIYLEKTYPFLPDLEGVMPARIKPLFRLESEEIRIYCHIKGISYFAEKCPFSRGATNHMFLEALQLLEDKMPGTKRDFLFGYLADKKPPQPEELPMKNCTLCGAISYQDVCTVCRIKQEISGDRYTPVQDSLEKLGTVK; this comes from the coding sequence TCGTGCTTCTTATGGGCGTTTGCCAGCTCACGCCAGGTGCACTCGTTGTCGCGAAAAAGCCGTGGTCCATCTTCCAGGTCACCATGCAAATTTCTGTCAGGATTGCTTTATTGTGTTTTTCCGCAATGCTGTGAAGAGAGCCATGAAGATATTCCCTTTAACTCCTCGAAAAATTATTCTTGTCGCTGTATCTGGAGGTAAGGATTCTCTGGCTCTATGGTCAATACTTACAGAACTCGGTTATTCCACTCATGGCATTCATATCGATCTGGGAATTCCCGGTTTTTCCGAAGCATCCAGAACAGCCAGCGAGCAATTCGCTCAATCCCGCGGATTACCTCTTTCGGTGTTCGAACTTAAAAAGCTTATGGGATATAGCCTTCCTGAAATAAAAAAGCGCACTCGAAGAATTATTTGTTCAGTTTGTGGTATCTTAAAGCGGCAGTTTCTTAATCGTCTGGCTTTAATGGAAGGCTTTTCCGTAATAGCTACAGGTCATAATCTTGATGACGAAGCAAGTCGCCTCCTTGGAAATATCCTCAGACATAAGGAAATTTACCTAGAAAAAACCTATCCTTTTCTTCCTGACCTTGAAGGAGTGATGCCGGCTCGCATCAAGCCTTTGTTCAGGCTGGAATCTGAAGAAATTCGCATTTACTGCCACATCAAGGGCATATCTTACTTTGCAGAAAAATGCCCTTTTTCCAGGGGCGCAACAAATCATATGTTTCTTGAAGCTTTACAGCTTCTTGAAGATAAAATGCCTGGCACAAAGCGAGACTTTCTCTTCGGCTATCTTGCCGATAAAAAGCCGCCTCAACCTGAAGAACTCCCCATGAAAAACTGCACCCTTTGTGGAGCCATTTCTTATCAGGATGTTTGCACCGTGTGTCGTATAAAGCAAGAAATTTCGGGCGACCGTTACACTCCGGTTCAGGATAGCCTGGAAAAGCTGGGAACTGTAAAATGA